Proteins found in one bacterium genomic segment:
- a CDS encoding peroxiredoxin has product ASKGTEATPSGWKPGRMTLKPGPDLVGKVWEVWKTDMAAD; this is encoded by the coding sequence GGGCCAGCAAGGGCACGGAGGCGACGCCGTCGGGCTGGAAGCCCGGGCGCATGACCCTCAAGCCGGGTCCGGATCTCGTCGGCAAGGTGTGGGAAGTGTGGAAGACCGACATGGCGGCGGACTGA